The Pseudofrankia inefficax genome window below encodes:
- a CDS encoding carbohydrate ABC transporter permease, giving the protein MSSPSLTAAGERGAGHAPPFVRPRDRARPWLYLAPLIVTLLVWVYGPLVFTGVLSFMSWNLTAPHPSWLGTANYSRLAHEAKFHQAGWNTLTYALEMLPFATVVPMALAIALWKRPGRVSKIYRTLLFLPVVVAPVATAITWQFLLDPLSGLVNVVGGWFGFGPRNWLGDPSSALYVIVLITAMKVVALNVLLFGAALANLDRSVVEAARLDGATEWEITRHLVLPHLRRTVVLLAMLSFVVVWPWIFANVAVLTQGGPDGATDNLYYRLFTYAFTFFDAGTASAAAVVITGGLAVVLGLGALVTRRRQHAIG; this is encoded by the coding sequence ATGAGTTCTCCGTCTCTGACGGCGGCGGGGGAGCGTGGCGCGGGCCACGCTCCCCCGTTCGTCCGGCCGCGCGACCGCGCCCGCCCGTGGCTGTACCTGGCCCCGCTGATCGTCACGCTGCTCGTCTGGGTGTACGGGCCGCTGGTGTTCACCGGGGTCCTGAGCTTCATGAGCTGGAACCTGACCGCGCCCCATCCCTCCTGGCTGGGCACGGCGAACTACTCACGCCTGGCGCACGAGGCGAAGTTCCACCAGGCCGGCTGGAACACGCTGACCTACGCGCTGGAGATGCTGCCGTTCGCGACCGTCGTGCCGATGGCGCTGGCGATCGCCCTGTGGAAGCGGCCCGGCCGGGTCAGCAAGATCTACCGGACGCTGCTGTTCCTGCCGGTCGTGGTGGCGCCGGTGGCCACGGCCATCACCTGGCAGTTCCTGCTCGACCCGCTGTCCGGGCTGGTCAACGTCGTCGGCGGCTGGTTCGGGTTCGGCCCGCGCAACTGGCTCGGTGACCCGTCCAGCGCGCTCTACGTCATCGTGCTGATCACCGCCATGAAGGTCGTCGCGCTCAACGTGCTCCTGTTCGGCGCGGCGCTGGCGAACCTGGACCGCTCGGTGGTCGAGGCGGCGCGGCTCGACGGCGCGACCGAGTGGGAGATCACCCGGCACCTCGTGCTGCCGCACCTGCGGCGCACGGTCGTGCTGCTGGCGATGCTGTCGTTCGTCGTCGTCTGGCCGTGGATCTTCGCGAACGTCGCCGTGCTGACCCAGGGCGGCCCGGACGGCGCGACGGACAACCTCTACTACCGGCTGTTCACGTACGCCTTCACCTTCTTCGACGCGGGCACGGCCTCGGCCGCCGCCGTCGTCATCACCGGCGGGCTCGCCGTGGTGCTCGGGCTCGGGGCACTGGTCACCAGGCGGAGGCAGCATGCCATCGGTTAG
- a CDS encoding carbohydrate ABC transporter permease: protein MTVTRDTKPALAPASLRSSAALRARPVVRAVVHHGFLLVAVAIMVLPVLWALLASFKTPGGIFDQNPLPLPPTVDNYRVATQAFPVWRLLLNTTVMAAGVTLLQLLVAVPAGYALVRFPPRAHRVLTALTAVTLLVPTQSLVIPLFLMVSHLGWRNTFPGLILPQLCGTGLAVILLRDHIRAISPMVLGAAVLDGARPGEVLRLVALPMLRPALGAVSILLFISAWNEYLWPSLAAPDVDHATIQPGLAIFLTQEGPEYGPLLAGSMLATLPIVAVYFLASRRVTDAFMHSGLR, encoded by the coding sequence GTGACTGTCACCCGGGACACGAAGCCGGCGCTGGCGCCTGCCTCGCTACGCTCGTCGGCCGCCCTGCGGGCCCGGCCGGTCGTCCGGGCCGTCGTTCATCACGGGTTCCTGCTGGTCGCGGTGGCCATCATGGTGCTGCCGGTGCTCTGGGCGCTGCTGGCGTCGTTCAAGACGCCGGGCGGGATCTTCGACCAGAACCCGCTGCCGCTGCCCCCGACCGTCGACAACTACCGGGTGGCGACCCAGGCCTTCCCGGTCTGGCGCCTGCTGCTCAACACCACGGTGATGGCGGCCGGGGTCACGCTGCTGCAGCTGCTGGTCGCCGTGCCCGCCGGGTACGCGCTGGTCCGGTTCCCGCCGCGGGCCCACCGGGTGCTGACCGCGCTCACCGCGGTGACGCTGCTGGTGCCGACCCAGTCGCTGGTCATCCCGCTGTTCCTGATGGTCTCGCACCTGGGCTGGCGCAACACCTTCCCGGGACTGATCCTCCCGCAGCTGTGCGGCACAGGCCTCGCGGTGATCCTGCTGCGCGACCACATCCGGGCGATCTCGCCGATGGTGCTGGGCGCGGCCGTCCTCGACGGCGCCCGGCCGGGGGAGGTGCTGCGGCTGGTGGCGCTGCCGATGCTGCGCCCGGCCCTGGGCGCGGTCTCGATCCTGCTGTTCATCAGCGCCTGGAACGAGTACCTGTGGCCGAGCCTGGCAGCCCCCGACGTCGACCACGCCACGATCCAGCCCGGCCTGGCGATCTTCCTGACCCAGGAGGGCCCGGAGTACGGGCCGCTGCTGGCCGGCTCGATGCTGGCGACGCTGCCGATCGTCGCCGTCTACTTCCTCGCCTCCCGCCGCGTCACCGACGCCTTCATGCATAGCGGACTGAGATGA